One Castanea sativa cultivar Marrone di Chiusa Pesio chromosome 4, ASM4071231v1 DNA window includes the following coding sequences:
- the LOC142630907 gene encoding uncharacterized protein LOC142630907 isoform X3: MVLVCFVIDLRSLPPQLLRDVKQSLLEVANFYAISSESESLRDKIGLCYVFRNRISSSNELKIAYSPSPRGNFDLRDFHHAVNHLPTDSFLPEIDDPGDVRVLHGLVKQWIEDLKDDMEKPLQARFLFKTNLVGSMNQISCNLYVSVNKIVDGFSPCQTCRCHGMLLEDGIRNRIHGYSCPVTGHGLETCNVIENSVKVGEKTLLFLPSFQSSMKFQRIASIDFHVIERINLGSLSEGSIMGDSYFVIPSACHEVEAASDDIDQSELNAQVFQGLCGALHSLDQGLVCSSNCNIETMREVAFHCYYILQPSDNGPMLLRRLAGSEEVSRVPDLNRCILSSITKEIQDSIQASLSKIELKDYDPMLHERGFHRKLNMLVKESLQFGSIPPKLEEAPSEPKLTQLDSSEEMVQSTSRLDVELTEEESLKLDMIEEDKTGTHIAEEWEQLVVNEVPKIFSPVCISKPKLDQSVLSPSSSNRQLDVKTSRILERLEVPRQLKTKAISPINTGSGMMDTCGPMKKPLIPSQCIDTTDQSSTTSQLMKPNFQRIKRKHK; this comes from the exons ATGGTACTGGTGTGTTTTGTGATTGATCTGCGGAGCTTACCTCCTCAGTTGCTCAGAGACGTAAAGCag TCCTTACTAGAGGTAGCTAATTTCTACGCCATTTCGTCGGAATCTGAGAGTCTGAGAGATAAGATTGGGTTGTGCTACGTGTTCAGGAATCGCATTTCTTCTTCTAATGAG CTGAAGATCGCTTACAGTCCCAGTCCTAGAGGGAACTTCGATCTACGCGACTTCCACCATGCTGTCAATCACTTGCCTACCGATTCTTTTCTTCCTGAAATCGACGATCCCGGGG ATGTCAGAGTGTTGCATGGCCTGGTTAAACAATGGATAGAGGATTTAAAGGATGACATGGAAAAACCATTACAAGCTCGTTTTCTCTTTAAGACCAACCTTGTAGGATCGATGAATCAGATCTCCTGCAACTTGTACGTATCTGTCAATAAAATAGTTGATGGGTTCAGTCCCTGTCAG ACATGCAGGTGTCATGGAATGCTGTTAGAAGATGGCATAAGAAACAGGATACATGGATATTCTTGTCCAGTCACTGGCCATGGTCTGGAAACATGCAATGTGATAGAAAACTCAGTGAAGGTTGGAGAAAAAACGCTCCTGTTTCTGCCGTCATTCCAGAGCTCTATGAAGTTTCAGCGAATTGCTTCAATTGACTTCCATGTTATTGAGCGGATTAACTTGGGGTCTCTAAGTGAAG GCAGTATAATGGGTGATTCCTATTTCGTAATTCCATCAGCTTGTCATGAGGTAGAAGCTGCTTCAGATGACATTGATCAGTCAGAGTTGAATGCTCAAG TTTTTCAAGGGCTTTGTGGTGCTCTACATTCACTGGACCAGGGTTTGGTATGCTCTTCAAATTGTAATATAGAAACCATGAGAGAGGTTGCTTTCCACTGCTATTATATTCTTCAACCTTCAGACAATGGTCCAATGCTTCTCAGG CGTCTTGCAGGATCAGAGGAAGTCTCTCGTGTTCCTGACCTCAATCGATGTATTCTTTCTTCAATAACTAAGGAAATTCAGGACTCCATTCAAGCCTCCTTGTCAAAG ATTGAACTAAAAGACTATGATCCGATGCTGCATGAGAGAGGCTTCCATCGAAAACTAAACATGCTCGTTAAAGAAAGCTTACAATTCGG GTCAATACCTCCTAAACTTGAAGAGGCACCCTCTGAACCAAAGTTAACCCAACTTGATTCTTCAGAAGAGATGGTACAATCCACTTCAAGACTAGATGTTGAACTCACCGAAGAGGAATCGTTAAAGTTGGATATGATTGAAGAGGACAAAACGGGCACGCATATTGCAGAAGAATGGGAGCAGCTGGTTGTCAATGAAGTTCCAAAGATATTTTCTCCAGTTTGTATATCCAAACCCAAGTTGGATCAATCAGTTCTATCGCCTTCAAGTAGTAATAGGCAGTTGGATGTAAAAACTTCAAGGATTTTAGAGAGACTGGAGGTGCCAAGACAGTTGAAAACAAAAGCAATTTCTCCCATTAACACAGGCAGTGGGATGATGGATACCTGTGGTCCAATGAAGAAGCCTCTTATCCCATCGCAGTGCATTGATACTACAGACCAAAGCTCGACTACAAGCCAGTTAATGAAACCAAATTTCCAGAGAATAAAAAGGAAACATAAATGA
- the LOC142630907 gene encoding uncharacterized protein LOC142630907 isoform X1 produces the protein MVLVCFVIDLRSLPPQLLRDVKQSLLEVANFYAISSESESLRDKIGLCYVFRNRISSSNELKIAYSPSPRGNFDLRDFHHAVNHLPTDSFLPEIDDPGDLKLPNILNDQVLYSWGVDKDIVRKVIVLSSCFPQYVDSHLQKSLMDAAEKCVSVEFLLFEQKSDHLTDTLQNVSNFLRSISDLDNCSLQTYLPNVRVLHGLVKQWIEDLKDDMEKPLQARFLFKTNLVGSMNQISCNLYVSVNKIVDGFSPCQTCRCHGMLLEDGIRNRIHGYSCPVTGHGLETCNVIENSVKVGEKTLLFLPSFQSSMKFQRIASIDFHVIERINLGSLSEGSIMGDSYFVIPSACHEVEAASDDIDQSELNAQVFQGLCGALHSLDQGLVCSSNCNIETMREVAFHCYYILQPSDNGPMLLRRLAGSEEVSRVPDLNRCILSSITKEIQDSIQASLSKIELKDYDPMLHERGFHRKLNMLVKESLQFGSIPPKLEEAPSEPKLTQLDSSEEMVQSTSRLDVELTEEESLKLDMIEEDKTGTHIAEEWEQLVVNEVPKIFSPVCISKPKLDQSVLSPSSSNRQLDVKTSRILERLEVPRQLKTKAISPINTGSGMMDTCGPMKKPLIPSQCIDTTDQSSTTSQLMKPNFQRIKRKHK, from the exons ATGGTACTGGTGTGTTTTGTGATTGATCTGCGGAGCTTACCTCCTCAGTTGCTCAGAGACGTAAAGCag TCCTTACTAGAGGTAGCTAATTTCTACGCCATTTCGTCGGAATCTGAGAGTCTGAGAGATAAGATTGGGTTGTGCTACGTGTTCAGGAATCGCATTTCTTCTTCTAATGAG CTGAAGATCGCTTACAGTCCCAGTCCTAGAGGGAACTTCGATCTACGCGACTTCCACCATGCTGTCAATCACTTGCCTACCGATTCTTTTCTTCCTGAAATCGACGATCCCGGGG AtctaaaacttccaaacatcCTGAATGATCAAGTTTTATATTCCTGGGGAGTTGATAAAGATATCGTGAGGAAAGTCATAGTCCTCAGCTCCTGCTTTCCACAATATGTAGACTCTCACTTGCAAAAATCTCTCATG GATGCGGCCGAGAAGTGTGTTTCTGTTGAATTTCTGTTATTTGAGCAAAAATCAGACCATCTCACTGATACACTCCAAAATGTCAGCAATTTCCTCAGATCCATCTCAGATCTCGATAATTGCTCCCTTCAAACCTATCTTCCTA ATGTCAGAGTGTTGCATGGCCTGGTTAAACAATGGATAGAGGATTTAAAGGATGACATGGAAAAACCATTACAAGCTCGTTTTCTCTTTAAGACCAACCTTGTAGGATCGATGAATCAGATCTCCTGCAACTTGTACGTATCTGTCAATAAAATAGTTGATGGGTTCAGTCCCTGTCAG ACATGCAGGTGTCATGGAATGCTGTTAGAAGATGGCATAAGAAACAGGATACATGGATATTCTTGTCCAGTCACTGGCCATGGTCTGGAAACATGCAATGTGATAGAAAACTCAGTGAAGGTTGGAGAAAAAACGCTCCTGTTTCTGCCGTCATTCCAGAGCTCTATGAAGTTTCAGCGAATTGCTTCAATTGACTTCCATGTTATTGAGCGGATTAACTTGGGGTCTCTAAGTGAAG GCAGTATAATGGGTGATTCCTATTTCGTAATTCCATCAGCTTGTCATGAGGTAGAAGCTGCTTCAGATGACATTGATCAGTCAGAGTTGAATGCTCAAG TTTTTCAAGGGCTTTGTGGTGCTCTACATTCACTGGACCAGGGTTTGGTATGCTCTTCAAATTGTAATATAGAAACCATGAGAGAGGTTGCTTTCCACTGCTATTATATTCTTCAACCTTCAGACAATGGTCCAATGCTTCTCAGG CGTCTTGCAGGATCAGAGGAAGTCTCTCGTGTTCCTGACCTCAATCGATGTATTCTTTCTTCAATAACTAAGGAAATTCAGGACTCCATTCAAGCCTCCTTGTCAAAG ATTGAACTAAAAGACTATGATCCGATGCTGCATGAGAGAGGCTTCCATCGAAAACTAAACATGCTCGTTAAAGAAAGCTTACAATTCGG GTCAATACCTCCTAAACTTGAAGAGGCACCCTCTGAACCAAAGTTAACCCAACTTGATTCTTCAGAAGAGATGGTACAATCCACTTCAAGACTAGATGTTGAACTCACCGAAGAGGAATCGTTAAAGTTGGATATGATTGAAGAGGACAAAACGGGCACGCATATTGCAGAAGAATGGGAGCAGCTGGTTGTCAATGAAGTTCCAAAGATATTTTCTCCAGTTTGTATATCCAAACCCAAGTTGGATCAATCAGTTCTATCGCCTTCAAGTAGTAATAGGCAGTTGGATGTAAAAACTTCAAGGATTTTAGAGAGACTGGAGGTGCCAAGACAGTTGAAAACAAAAGCAATTTCTCCCATTAACACAGGCAGTGGGATGATGGATACCTGTGGTCCAATGAAGAAGCCTCTTATCCCATCGCAGTGCATTGATACTACAGACCAAAGCTCGACTACAAGCCAGTTAATGAAACCAAATTTCCAGAGAATAAAAAGGAAACATAAATGA
- the LOC142630907 gene encoding uncharacterized protein LOC142630907 isoform X2 — translation MSLLEVANFYAISSESESLRDKIGLCYVFRNRISSSNELKIAYSPSPRGNFDLRDFHHAVNHLPTDSFLPEIDDPGDLKLPNILNDQVLYSWGVDKDIVRKVIVLSSCFPQYVDSHLQKSLMDAAEKCVSVEFLLFEQKSDHLTDTLQNVSNFLRSISDLDNCSLQTYLPNVRVLHGLVKQWIEDLKDDMEKPLQARFLFKTNLVGSMNQISCNLYVSVNKIVDGFSPCQTCRCHGMLLEDGIRNRIHGYSCPVTGHGLETCNVIENSVKVGEKTLLFLPSFQSSMKFQRIASIDFHVIERINLGSLSEGSIMGDSYFVIPSACHEVEAASDDIDQSELNAQVFQGLCGALHSLDQGLVCSSNCNIETMREVAFHCYYILQPSDNGPMLLRRLAGSEEVSRVPDLNRCILSSITKEIQDSIQASLSKIELKDYDPMLHERGFHRKLNMLVKESLQFGSIPPKLEEAPSEPKLTQLDSSEEMVQSTSRLDVELTEEESLKLDMIEEDKTGTHIAEEWEQLVVNEVPKIFSPVCISKPKLDQSVLSPSSSNRQLDVKTSRILERLEVPRQLKTKAISPINTGSGMMDTCGPMKKPLIPSQCIDTTDQSSTTSQLMKPNFQRIKRKHK, via the exons ATG TCCTTACTAGAGGTAGCTAATTTCTACGCCATTTCGTCGGAATCTGAGAGTCTGAGAGATAAGATTGGGTTGTGCTACGTGTTCAGGAATCGCATTTCTTCTTCTAATGAG CTGAAGATCGCTTACAGTCCCAGTCCTAGAGGGAACTTCGATCTACGCGACTTCCACCATGCTGTCAATCACTTGCCTACCGATTCTTTTCTTCCTGAAATCGACGATCCCGGGG AtctaaaacttccaaacatcCTGAATGATCAAGTTTTATATTCCTGGGGAGTTGATAAAGATATCGTGAGGAAAGTCATAGTCCTCAGCTCCTGCTTTCCACAATATGTAGACTCTCACTTGCAAAAATCTCTCATG GATGCGGCCGAGAAGTGTGTTTCTGTTGAATTTCTGTTATTTGAGCAAAAATCAGACCATCTCACTGATACACTCCAAAATGTCAGCAATTTCCTCAGATCCATCTCAGATCTCGATAATTGCTCCCTTCAAACCTATCTTCCTA ATGTCAGAGTGTTGCATGGCCTGGTTAAACAATGGATAGAGGATTTAAAGGATGACATGGAAAAACCATTACAAGCTCGTTTTCTCTTTAAGACCAACCTTGTAGGATCGATGAATCAGATCTCCTGCAACTTGTACGTATCTGTCAATAAAATAGTTGATGGGTTCAGTCCCTGTCAG ACATGCAGGTGTCATGGAATGCTGTTAGAAGATGGCATAAGAAACAGGATACATGGATATTCTTGTCCAGTCACTGGCCATGGTCTGGAAACATGCAATGTGATAGAAAACTCAGTGAAGGTTGGAGAAAAAACGCTCCTGTTTCTGCCGTCATTCCAGAGCTCTATGAAGTTTCAGCGAATTGCTTCAATTGACTTCCATGTTATTGAGCGGATTAACTTGGGGTCTCTAAGTGAAG GCAGTATAATGGGTGATTCCTATTTCGTAATTCCATCAGCTTGTCATGAGGTAGAAGCTGCTTCAGATGACATTGATCAGTCAGAGTTGAATGCTCAAG TTTTTCAAGGGCTTTGTGGTGCTCTACATTCACTGGACCAGGGTTTGGTATGCTCTTCAAATTGTAATATAGAAACCATGAGAGAGGTTGCTTTCCACTGCTATTATATTCTTCAACCTTCAGACAATGGTCCAATGCTTCTCAGG CGTCTTGCAGGATCAGAGGAAGTCTCTCGTGTTCCTGACCTCAATCGATGTATTCTTTCTTCAATAACTAAGGAAATTCAGGACTCCATTCAAGCCTCCTTGTCAAAG ATTGAACTAAAAGACTATGATCCGATGCTGCATGAGAGAGGCTTCCATCGAAAACTAAACATGCTCGTTAAAGAAAGCTTACAATTCGG GTCAATACCTCCTAAACTTGAAGAGGCACCCTCTGAACCAAAGTTAACCCAACTTGATTCTTCAGAAGAGATGGTACAATCCACTTCAAGACTAGATGTTGAACTCACCGAAGAGGAATCGTTAAAGTTGGATATGATTGAAGAGGACAAAACGGGCACGCATATTGCAGAAGAATGGGAGCAGCTGGTTGTCAATGAAGTTCCAAAGATATTTTCTCCAGTTTGTATATCCAAACCCAAGTTGGATCAATCAGTTCTATCGCCTTCAAGTAGTAATAGGCAGTTGGATGTAAAAACTTCAAGGATTTTAGAGAGACTGGAGGTGCCAAGACAGTTGAAAACAAAAGCAATTTCTCCCATTAACACAGGCAGTGGGATGATGGATACCTGTGGTCCAATGAAGAAGCCTCTTATCCCATCGCAGTGCATTGATACTACAGACCAAAGCTCGACTACAAGCCAGTTAATGAAACCAAATTTCCAGAGAATAAAAAGGAAACATAAATGA
- the LOC142631989 gene encoding protein FRIGIDA, with translation MAMKADVAAGVKEEDDSEESLAASIISEIKPEEEEEEKAVLVKEEAGESLDESQKQKPEFMKSVVELDGLSIAINSFTRRLDELQKHLEFIENTIESRSKQLLPIENTNLVVVETITEEEEEKAAAQGGEGEGEEVVPSSSRGSKSEVEYLCEMMCSRSLRKYIVSNMSDEAKLREEVPAALKFAPKPAKLVLGCIGRFYLQGSKAYTKNSPMIPARQASLLILEFFLLSDNVNVESLNEKEKDEAHSAALAWRKRLVTEGGLSRATPIDARGLLLFIASFGIPSRFSNQDLRDLILLTILSTQNISTALRRSPLLLARIPDIIEEMMKNGSSVEAVDVAFTFGVEEKFHPQTILTSFLRKSKEAWKRTRAVAHGSLVLKEANEKQLAALKSVIRCLEDHKIDPTKLLPGWTIKENIINLEKEISDLDNKIEDKVMRKRKADEIQSSNQMKSQGMKRLFFTARAPPLMSPPVGGMQEQRVITQVESKSSYDGLMPVNLLDGEQSGHVSNYPTASFIPHGSGAGFLPKNVLGTTVIGPAYGWHGHGIGDATFRERSIGQGFVGQPASLEGFPGLPNSPRSVDVTDRSTTSDLYRFADTVLEGEAGQGSGSHKVGPLSAVLPAHNSYYLY, from the exons ATGGCCATGAAAGCTGATGTTGCGGCGGGCGTGAAGGAGGAAGACGATTCAGAAGAATCTTTAGCAGCATCAATAATATCAGAAATTAaaccagaagaagaagaagaagaaaaggcagTGTTAGTGAAGGAAGAAGCAGGAGAATCGTTGGATGAATCGCAAAAGCAAAAGCCTGAATTTATGAAATCGGTGGTTGAACTGGACGGCCTCTCCATTGCTATTAATTCATTCACGCGGAGGTTGGATGAATTGCAAAAGCATCTGGAATTCATCGAAAACACCATTGAGTCTAGGTCGAAACAATTGCTTCCCATCGAGAACACCAATCTGGTGGTGGTGGAAACAATTacggaagaagaagaagaaaaagcagCAGCACAagggggagagggagagggagaggaagTGGTTCCTTCTTCTTCTCGGGGTTCCAAATCTGAAGTTGAATACCTATGTGAGATGATGTGCAGCCGCAGCCTTCGtaaatatatagtttcaaaTATGTCGGACGAAGCCAAACTCCGCGAAGAAGTCCCTGCAGCTCTCAAGTTTGCCCCTAAACCCGCGAAACTTGTATTGGGCTGCATTGGACGCTTTTACCTTCAGGGAAGCAAAGCCTACACTAAGAACTCTCCCATGATTCCAGCTAGACAAGCTTCCCTTCTCATTTTAGAATTTTTCCTCCTCTCTGACAATGTTAATGTTGAATCACTcaatgaaaaggaaaaggatGAAGCCCACTCCGCCGCTCTCGCCTGGAGAAAAAGGCTTGTCACTGAGGGCGGTCTCTCCCGTGCCACTCCCATTGATGCCAGGGGTTTGCTTCTCTTTATTGCTTCTTTTGGTATCCCTTCTCGCTTTTCTAATCAAGATCTCCGGGATCTAATCCTCTTGACTATACTCTCTACCCAAAATATCTCCACTGCTCTTCGCCGCTCTCCCCTTCTTCTTGCCAGGATTCCAG ATATTATAGaggaaatgatgaaaaatggcaGTAGTGTTGAAGCTGTTGATGTTGCTTTTACTTTTGGGGTTGAGGAAAAATTTCATCCTCAGACaattttgacatcatttttaCGCAAGTCTAAAGAAGCATGGAAGAGGACAAGAGCAGTAGCACATGGTTCTTTGGTACTG AAAGAAGCGAATGAAAAACAATTAGCTGCTCTGAAATCTGTGATAAGGTGTTTGGAAGATCACAAGATTGATCCCACAAAGCTTCTTCCTGGATGgacaattaaagaaaatataatcaacTTGGAGAAAGAAATTTCTGATCTTGACAATAAAATTGAAGATAAGGTAATGCGGAAAAGAAAAGCAGATGAAATTCAGTCCTCAAATCAAATGAAGAGTCAAGGAATGAAGCGGTTGTTTTTTACTGCCAGAGCACCACCCCTGATGTCTCCTCCAGTTGGTGGCATGCAAGAACAAAGGGTTATTACACAAGTGGAAAGCAAGAGCTCATATGATGGGTTGATGCCAGTAAACTTACTAGATGGTGAACAATCTGGTCATGTCAGTAATTATCCTACTGCTTCGTTTATACCACATGGATCTGGTGCAGGTTTCTTGCCTAAAAATGTTCTTGGCACAACGGTAATTGGTCCAGCATATGGATGGCATGGTCATGGAATTGGAGATGCAACATTTCGGGAGAGATCAATTGGGCAGGGCTTTGTTGGGCAACCTGCATCTTTAGAAGGTTTTCCTGGTCTGCCAAATTCCCCAAGATCTGTGGATGTGACTGATAGGAGTACAACCTCGGATCTTTATCGGTTTGCTGATACTGTATTGGAAGGTGAGGCAGGTCAGGGCAGCGGCTCTCATAAGGTTGGCCCTTTATCTGCTGTTTTGCCTGCGCATAATTCGTATTACCTGTATTAA